The following are encoded in a window of Solidesulfovibrio magneticus RS-1 genomic DNA:
- the hpf gene encoding ribosome hibernation-promoting factor, HPF/YfiA family, translating into MNITFNFKNFEPSDHLRDYARKRFEKLGKYTSSTDTSDVQVNLAVEKTRQMADVIFLADNMHISAHETSEDMYSTIDLILDKIEAQAKKFREKQKDRRRQTVEQVRMDVISISEDAAGGRVPTIIETDEYQPKPMAVEEAAMQLEALKYEFLVFINSETERPNVIYRLRNGDFGLIDPGTGA; encoded by the coding sequence ATGAACATCACCTTTAATTTCAAGAATTTCGAGCCGTCTGATCATTTGCGCGATTATGCCAGGAAGCGCTTTGAAAAGCTTGGCAAGTACACCTCGTCCACCGATACCTCGGATGTCCAGGTCAACCTGGCCGTGGAAAAGACCCGGCAGATGGCCGACGTCATCTTCCTGGCCGACAATATGCACATCTCGGCTCACGAAACCTCCGAGGACATGTACTCCACCATTGACCTGATCCTCGACAAGATCGAGGCCCAGGCCAAGAAGTTCCGCGAGAAGCAAAAGGACCGCCGTCGCCAGACCGTGGAACAGGTCCGCATGGACGTCATCAGCATCAGCGAGGACGCCGCCGGCGGCCGCGTGCCCACCATCATCGAAACCGACGAGTATCAGCCCAAGCCCATGGCCGTGGAAGAAGCCGCCATGCAGCTGGAGGCTCTCAAGTACGAATTCCTGGTGTTCATCAACTCCGAAACCGAACGGCCCAACGTCATCTACCGCCTGCGCAACGGCGACTTCGGCCTCATCGATCCTGGAACGGGCGCTTAG